A genomic region of Deltaproteobacteria bacterium contains the following coding sequences:
- a CDS encoding SRPBCC domain-containing protein: MTTDIIIDSKLDLVFERTTSIPVEKLWKGWTHPETLMKWFCPSPWKVTECRIDLRAGGEFFNLMEGPSGEKVNNHGCYLEVVESKKLVWTGMMTKGFRPAPADHLGFQFGNVPKVVEIKKGALHNDLT; this comes from the coding sequence ATGACGACTGATATTATAATTGATTCAAAACTAGATTTGGTATTTGAGCGAACTACATCGATTCCAGTTGAAAAACTATGGAAGGGATGGACCCATCCAGAAACCTTGATGAAGTGGTTTTGCCCGAGCCCATGGAAGGTCACCGAATGCCGAATTGATCTTCGCGCAGGTGGTGAATTCTTCAATTTGATGGAAGGTCCAAGCGGCGAGAAAGTAAACAATCACGGTTGTTACCTTGAGGTCGTAGAAAGCAAAAAACTGGTATGGACAGGAATGATGACCAAGGGGTTTCGTCCAGCACCTGCAGACCATTTGGGATTTCAATTTGGCAACGTCCCGAAAGTGGTAGAAATTAAAAAGGGAGCACTCCATAATGATTTAACTTAA
- a CDS encoding extradiol dioxygenase, with protein MENEFWINLSSKNLPKAKEFFSKLGFTMNDRHQAPHMVSMFVGNKKTVLNLFTEELFKGFSGGHPITNTIQSTEILFSIGASSPKEVDDIAQKAIDAGGILYGKPGYKDGWMYGCGFIDLDGHRWNVLYMDMSKMPQ; from the coding sequence ATGGAAAATGAGTTTTGGATAAATCTATCCTCTAAAAACTTACCAAAAGCTAAAGAGTTCTTTAGTAAGCTCGGTTTCACCATGAATGACCGTCACCAAGCTCCGCATATGGTCAGCATGTTCGTTGGCAATAAGAAGACAGTTCTGAATTTATTTACTGAAGAATTATTTAAAGGTTTCTCTGGCGGTCACCCAATAACAAATACCATCCAGTCGACTGAAATTCTGTTTTCTATCGGCGCAAGCTCACCAAAAGAAGTTGATGATATAGCCCAAAAGGCAATCGATGCTGGTGGCATTCTTTACGGAAAGCCTGGATACAAAGATGGTTGGATGTACGGCTGTGGTTTTATAGACCTCGATGGTCATCGCTGGAATGTGTTGTATATGGACATGAGTAAGATGCCTCAGTAA
- a CDS encoding DUF1801 domain-containing protein yields MKKTKTTTVKKCKTISNKIEISKSPSKLMDARIKELGSWRGGILAQIRKVIKDADPEVVEEWKWNVPVWSHDGISCTGESYKNAVKMTFPKGASLKDPSCLFNSSLGGNTRRAIDFREGDKINAKALKALILAAVTLNASMLKKL; encoded by the coding sequence ATGAAAAAGACGAAAACAACTACAGTTAAGAAATGTAAAACTATTTCGAATAAGATAGAAATATCAAAATCACCCTCTAAATTAATGGATGCGCGAATCAAAGAGTTGGGCAGTTGGCGCGGCGGAATTCTTGCTCAGATTAGAAAAGTCATCAAAGATGCCGACCCCGAAGTGGTTGAAGAATGGAAATGGAATGTTCCTGTTTGGTCCCACGATGGTATTAGTTGCACCGGCGAGTCTTACAAAAATGCCGTGAAGATGACCTTTCCCAAGGGGGCCTCATTGAAAGATCCTTCTTGTCTATTTAATTCAAGTCTTGGGGGAAACACCAGGAGGGCGATCGACTTTCGTGAAGGTGATAAAATTAATGCGAAAGCACTGAAGGCGCTCATTCTTGCGGCTGTGACATTGAACGCGTCAATGTTGAAGAAGCTCTAA
- a CDS encoding VOC family protein — translation MASTVIPTLRYNDPKRAIEFLCVAFGFERHQVHEDGKGAVMHAELRHGTGLVMIGPNVESKFGKYIRLPKEFGGFETQVTFIVVENPEAHFKKAKENGAEILMPLTKKDYGASDYACRDPEGHIWSFGDYNPWAKK, via the coding sequence ATGGCATCCACTGTAATTCCAACCTTGCGATATAATGATCCAAAGAGGGCCATTGAGTTTCTCTGCGTTGCTTTTGGTTTTGAGCGGCACCAAGTGCACGAAGACGGCAAGGGTGCCGTCATGCATGCTGAATTAAGACATGGCACAGGTCTGGTTATGATTGGCCCCAATGTCGAATCGAAGTTTGGGAAATACATTCGGCTGCCAAAAGAGTTCGGCGGATTTGAAACCCAAGTTACGTTTATAGTCGTTGAAAATCCTGAAGCTCATTTTAAAAAAGCAAAAGAGAATGGGGCTGAAATCTTGATGCCTTTGACCAAAAAAGATTACGGGGCCAGCGACTATGCTTGCCGTGACCCCGAAGGTCATATTTGGAGCTTTGGCGACTACAATCCTTGGGCAAAGAAATGA
- a CDS encoding nucleotidyltransferase domain-containing protein, whose product MDEVVLYGSRAKGNFKPGSDIDLTIKSQQMSLSELFKIENQIDDLFLPYKIDVSLFQQIDNPNLVNHINRVGIIFYKK is encoded by the coding sequence ATTGACGAGGTCGTACTCTATGGATCAAGAGCAAAAGGAAATTTTAAACCAGGCTCTGACATTGATCTAACTATTAAGTCGCAACAGATGTCCTTGAGCGAGCTGTTTAAAATTGAAAATCAGATCGACGATCTTTTCCTTCCCTACAAAATTGATGTTTCACTTTTTCAGCAAATTGACAACCCCAACTTAGTTAATCATATTAATCGAGTCGGAATTATCTTCTATAAAAAATAA
- a CDS encoding nucleotidyltransferase substrate binding protein → MEMIKNRNLSSHTYNKDTLKMITENITQLYVACFVELSQKMKSLLP, encoded by the coding sequence ATGGAGATGATTAAGAATCGAAATCTTTCTTCACACACCTACAATAAAGACACCTTAAAAATGATCACTGAGAATATAACTCAACTTTACGTCGCCTGCTTTGTTGAATTGTCTCAAAAGATGAAGAGTCTCTTACCGTGA
- a CDS encoding IS3 family transposase, with amino-acid sequence MVNHKKLYRLCKEEGLLLPRKKKLKKNFKKLPASNHVVKAPLRVWQFDIKYGWIQGENRFFYLLAFIDVFSREIIDFYIGLNCKGESLVNLLDSALSKAGIEDPTGLVIRSDNGSQMTCKAFRKKVEDLGLEHEYIPPATPNKNAYIESFFSIYEIEFLQVRYFATFQEAYKQTMEFIEFYNTKRKHGSLKMMAPLDFKKCYKNYSNTEVEVRL; translated from the coding sequence ATTGTAAACCATAAAAAGCTCTATAGGCTTTGCAAAGAAGAGGGTCTTTTATTACCAAGAAAGAAAAAGTTAAAGAAGAACTTTAAGAAATTACCTGCCAGTAATCATGTGGTAAAGGCTCCATTAAGGGTTTGGCAATTTGATATCAAGTACGGTTGGATACAGGGAGAGAATAGATTTTTTTATTTGCTAGCATTTATTGATGTCTTCTCAAGGGAAATTATAGATTTTTATATCGGCTTAAATTGCAAAGGTGAAAGTCTTGTCAATTTATTAGATTCTGCTTTATCTAAAGCTGGTATTGAAGATCCTACAGGGTTAGTTATCCGCAGTGATAACGGCTCACAGATGACCTGTAAGGCCTTTAGAAAAAAAGTAGAGGATCTGGGTTTAGAACATGAGTATATTCCCCCAGCAACTCCAAATAAGAATGCATACATTGAATCCTTCTTCTCAATCTATGAAATTGAATTCTTACAGGTAAGGTATTTTGCTACCTTCCAAGAAGCTTACAAGCAAACCATGGAGTTTATTGAATTTTATAATACTAAAAGAAAACATGGCTCCTTGAAAATGATGGCTCCATTAGATTTTAAAAAATGTTATAAAAACTATTCTAATACTGAAGTGGAAGTGAGACTTTAG
- a CDS encoding transposase, translated as MKKHYTDAQKQQIMKEVTETGNLTLVAEKHGFPKSTVASWISRQQPHHIEKHKQNSELKDMKKKLADAELKNKVLTELLKKTYQVWSND; from the coding sequence ATGAAAAAACACTACACAGATGCTCAGAAGCAGCAAATTATGAAGGAAGTTACAGAGACTGGTAACTTGACATTGGTAGCTGAAAAACACGGATTTCCAAAGAGCACGGTGGCTTCTTGGATTTCCAGGCAACAGCCCCATCATATTGAAAAGCATAAGCAAAATTCAGAGCTAAAAGATATGAAAAAAAAGTTAGCCGATGCAGAGCTTAAGAATAAAGTCTTAACAGAGCTTTTAAAAAAAACATACCAAGTTTGGAGCAACGATTAG
- a CDS encoding alpha/beta hydrolase: MSKVNLIFLHGFPFNSLMWMDQSIAFKSKYNVFTPDLRGHRYGPSDIGPWMIAHFADDIKLLIDQNGLEKVILCGLSMGGYIALHFAHKYPEYLSGLILCDTMSATDSNATKDKRYELILRIQKEGLLGFAQEFSMSVLSETTISEKPEVQKKVMNMITTNSSENIAMVAGALASRHDCTPYLTEITCPTLVLVGAEDKVTSVDVNLKLSKDIEHSNFKIIENAGHLSNIEQPEVFNKYIEEFIVF, encoded by the coding sequence ATGTCAAAAGTAAATCTAATTTTCCTTCATGGGTTTCCATTCAACTCATTAATGTGGATGGACCAATCAATAGCTTTTAAAAGTAAGTACAATGTTTTCACTCCTGATTTGCGCGGTCATCGTTACGGGCCGTCAGATATAGGCCCGTGGATGATCGCGCATTTTGCTGACGATATTAAATTATTGATAGATCAGAATGGTTTAGAAAAAGTAATTCTTTGTGGCTTATCCATGGGCGGATATATCGCACTTCATTTTGCGCATAAGTATCCAGAATACTTATCTGGACTCATATTGTGTGATACCATGTCGGCCACTGATAGCAATGCAACTAAAGATAAGAGATATGAACTCATTTTAAGAATACAAAAAGAAGGTTTGCTCGGATTTGCTCAGGAATTTTCTATGAGTGTCTTGTCTGAAACAACTATTTCAGAAAAACCAGAAGTACAAAAGAAAGTAATGAATATGATTACGACAAATTCTTCCGAAAATATTGCCATGGTCGCCGGCGCTTTGGCCTCTCGACACGATTGCACTCCATATCTGACCGAAATTACTTGCCCCACTTTAGTGTTAGTAGGTGCTGAGGATAAAGTAACGTCTGTTGATGTAAATTTGAAACTATCAAAAGATATTGAACATTCGAATTTTAAAATTATCGAAAATGCTGGTCACTTGTCGAATATAGAACAGCCTGAAGTTTTCAATAAGTATATAGAAGAATTTATAGTCTTTTAG
- a CDS encoding superoxide dismutase — MTFEPMNLPFETNALEPYISARTMTFHHDKHYKKYIETLNVLMAKSVLSYDSLKETLIKSHDIDIAIYQNAAQAWNHEFYWKCLSPAKLQPTNKVLETLEEQFGSVQEFKENFNQAALTLFGSGWVWVIGNMNGDIEIKGLENAENPLTSGQVPLLVCDVWEHAYYLDYQNDRTKYMSQFWEILNWKFFEKNIVASKTHNIHTLKGGQNEIRAGL, encoded by the coding sequence ATGACTTTTGAACCGATGAATCTACCTTTCGAGACCAATGCCTTAGAGCCTTATATTTCAGCCAGAACAATGACATTTCATCATGACAAACATTACAAAAAATATATCGAGACTCTCAATGTTCTCATGGCCAAATCAGTCTTGTCCTATGATTCACTTAAGGAGACATTGATTAAGAGTCACGACATTGACATTGCCATTTATCAAAATGCCGCACAGGCTTGGAATCATGAATTCTATTGGAAGTGCCTAAGTCCAGCCAAACTACAGCCCACAAACAAAGTTTTAGAAACTCTCGAAGAACAGTTCGGTTCTGTTCAGGAATTTAAAGAAAACTTTAATCAGGCTGCTTTGACACTTTTCGGCTCAGGATGGGTCTGGGTGATTGGTAACATGAACGGAGACATTGAAATTAAAGGTCTCGAAAATGCCGAAAATCCTCTGACGAGTGGACAGGTTCCATTGTTGGTATGTGATGTCTGGGAACATGCATACTATTTGGATTACCAAAATGACAGAACTAAATATATGAGTCAGTTCTGGGAGATCCTGAATTGGAAATTTTTTGAAAAAAATATAGTGGCTTCGAAAACTCATAATATTCACACATTGAAAGGAGGACAAAATGAGATACGAGCTGGGCTTTGA